In Microbacterium pumilum, the following proteins share a genomic window:
- a CDS encoding dihydrofolate reductase family protein has protein sequence MTKVIFNTATTLNGFLADDQDSLSWLFTVPGAEGAENEFGGFLKGIGALVMGSTTYEWLLAHESLAEHPEKWFYADQTAFVMSSRELGVVADADIRFRSGDVVAIWDEVRATAGDRDVWLVGGGDLVGQFADAGLLDEIRVSVAPVTLASGRPLLPRRIESDRLSLESARQAGQFAELVYSVSGPR, from the coding sequence ATGACCAAAGTCATCTTCAACACCGCCACGACTCTCAACGGCTTTCTGGCGGATGACCAGGACTCACTGTCGTGGCTGTTCACGGTTCCCGGAGCAGAAGGAGCCGAGAATGAATTCGGGGGCTTTCTGAAGGGCATCGGAGCGCTCGTGATGGGTTCCACGACCTACGAGTGGCTCCTCGCGCATGAGAGCCTCGCAGAGCACCCGGAGAAGTGGTTCTACGCCGATCAGACGGCGTTCGTGATGAGCTCGCGTGAGCTCGGCGTCGTCGCGGACGCCGACATCCGGTTCCGCTCCGGCGACGTCGTGGCCATCTGGGATGAGGTCCGTGCCACCGCGGGCGATCGCGACGTGTGGCTCGTGGGAGGTGGCGACCTGGTGGGCCAGTTCGCCGACGCGGGACTCCTGGACGAGATCCGGGTCTCGGTGGCGCCGGTGACCCTGGCCTCGGGCCGCCCGCTCCTCCCCCGTCGCATCGAGTCGGATCGATTGAGCCTCGAGTCCGCGCGCCAGGCCGGGCAGTTCGCCGAACTCGTCTACTCGGTGAGTGGGCCGCGCTGA